A single Xiphias gladius isolate SHS-SW01 ecotype Sanya breed wild chromosome 18, ASM1685928v1, whole genome shotgun sequence DNA region contains:
- the LOC120804346 gene encoding rhodopsin isoform X1, which yields MNGTEGPFFYIPMVNTTGVVRSPYEYPQYYLVNPAAFAALGAYMFLLILIGFPINFLTLYVTLEHKKLRTPLNYILLNLAVANLFMVFGGFTTTMYTSMHGYFVLGRLGCNLEGFFATHGGEIALWSLVVLAIERWVVVCKPISNFRFGENHAIMGLGFTWLMASACSIPPLVGWSRYIPEGMQCSCGIDYYTRAEGFNNESFVIYMFSCHFCIPLTVVFFCYGRLLCAVKEAAAAQQESETTQRAEREVTRMVVIMVIAFLVCWLPYASVAWWIFTHQGSDFGPVFMTIPSFFAKSSAIYNPMIYICMNKQFRHCMITTLCCGKNPFEEEEGASTTASKTEASSVSSSSVSPA from the coding sequence ATGAATGGCACAGAGGGACCATTTTTCTATATCCCTATGGTAAACACCACCGGCGTGGTCCGGAGTCCTTATGAATACCCTCAGTACTACCTTGTCAACCCAGCAGCTTTCGCTGCCCTGGGTGCCTACATGTTCCTGCTTATCCTTATTGGCTTCCCCATCAACTTCCTCACTCTCTACGTAACCCTCGAACACAAGAAGCTGCGAACCCCTCTAAACTACATCTTGCTGAACCTTGCAGTGGCTAACCTCTTCATGGTGTTTGGAGGATTCACCACTACGATGTACACGTCTATGCATGGCTACTTCGTTCTAGGTCGTCTTGGCTGCAATCTGGAAGGATTCTTTGCTACCCACGGTGGTGAGATTGCCCTCTGGTCACTGGTTGTTCTGGCTATTGAAAGGTGGGTGGTTGTCTGCAAGCCCATCAGCAACTTCCGCTTTGGGGAGAATCATGCAATCATGGGTTTGGGCTTCACCTGGTTGATGGCCTCTGCTTGCTCCATACCTCCTCTTGTTGGTTGGTCTCGTTACATCCCTGAGGGCATGCAGTGCTCATGTGGAATCGACTACTACACACGTGCAGAAGGTTTCAACAATGAATCCTTCGTTATCTACATGTTCTCCTGCCACTTCTGCATTCCACTGACTGTGGTGTTCTTCTGTTATGGCCGTCTGCTCTGTGCTGTCAAggaggctgctgctgcccaGCAGGAGTCTGAGACCACCCAAAGGGCTGAGAGGGAAGTCACCCGCATGGTCGTTATCATGGTCATCGCCTTTTTGGTATGTTGGTTACCCTATGCAAGTGTGGCCTGGTGGATCTTCACACATCAGGGCTCTGACTTTGGACCAGTCTTCATGACCATCCCCTCCTTCTTTGCCAAGAGTTCCGCCATCTACAACCCAATGATCTACATCTGCATGAACAAGCAGTTCCGTCACTGCATGATCACCACCTTGTGTTGCGGGAAGAATCCCttcgaggaggaggagggagcgtCTACTACTGCCTCCAAGACCGAggcctcctctgtctcctccagcTCTGTGTCTCCTGCATAA
- the LOC120804346 gene encoding rhodopsin isoform X2 — protein sequence MGGCVLSQRPAEFGVANLFMVFGGFTTTMYTSMHGYFVLGRLGCNLEGFFATHGGEIALWSLVVLAIERWVVVCKPISNFRFGENHAIMGLGFTWLMASACSIPPLVGWSRYIPEGMQCSCGIDYYTRAEGFNNESFVIYMFSCHFCIPLTVVFFCYGRLLCAVKEAAAAQQESETTQRAEREVTRMVVIMVIAFLVCWLPYASVAWWIFTHQGSDFGPVFMTIPSFFAKSSAIYNPMIYICMNKQFRHCMITTLCCGKNPFEEEEGASTTASKTEASSVSSSSVSPA from the exons atgggtggatgtgTTTTGTCCCAAAGACCGGCTGAATTTGGGG TGGCTAACCTCTTCATGGTGTTTGGAGGATTCACCACTACGATGTACACGTCTATGCATGGCTACTTCGTTCTAGGTCGTCTTGGCTGCAATCTGGAAGGATTCTTTGCTACCCACGGTGGTGAGATTGCCCTCTGGTCACTGGTTGTTCTGGCTATTGAAAGGTGGGTGGTTGTCTGCAAGCCCATCAGCAACTTCCGCTTTGGGGAGAATCATGCAATCATGGGTTTGGGCTTCACCTGGTTGATGGCCTCTGCTTGCTCCATACCTCCTCTTGTTGGTTGGTCTCGTTACATCCCTGAGGGCATGCAGTGCTCATGTGGAATCGACTACTACACACGTGCAGAAGGTTTCAACAATGAATCCTTCGTTATCTACATGTTCTCCTGCCACTTCTGCATTCCACTGACTGTGGTGTTCTTCTGTTATGGCCGTCTGCTCTGTGCTGTCAAggaggctgctgctgcccaGCAGGAGTCTGAGACCACCCAAAGGGCTGAGAGGGAAGTCACCCGCATGGTCGTTATCATGGTCATCGCCTTTTTGGTATGTTGGTTACCCTATGCAAGTGTGGCCTGGTGGATCTTCACACATCAGGGCTCTGACTTTGGACCAGTCTTCATGACCATCCCCTCCTTCTTTGCCAAGAGTTCCGCCATCTACAACCCAATGATCTACATCTGCATGAACAAGCAGTTCCGTCACTGCATGATCACCACCTTGTGTTGCGGGAAGAATCCCttcgaggaggaggagggagcgtCTACTACTGCCTCCAAGACCGAggcctcctctgtctcctccagcTCTGTGTCTCCTGCATAA